Sequence from the Rhodohalobacter sp. SW132 genome:
AAGTGTAGTAATTCGTGAAATGGTTGATTTGGTAATCATTAGTTTTCGGGAAAATTCATTCGCCACACGTTAAATTTCCCATCCTCATTTCCGCGCTGGGCAAGAAAGTAGACATGGTTGCCACCGGGCGACCAGACGGGGGATACGTCATGCCCGCCGTGAAATGTAAGCTGCTGCAGCTGGGTTCCGTTAATCCTGACGCTGTAAAGATCCAGGTTTTGAGGGCGGTTTGATGTTGATCGGGTGGTTCCAACCATCACAATGGTTTCTCCATCCGGGGAGATATTCGGGCTTGAAAATCCAATTTCTGAATCACGAATAATGACCGTTTCAGAACCTGAATTCATATTGATCATCCAGATTTCTCCGCGCCCTTTGCCGTCACTGCTGTTCCGGGTTACAATCAGGTTTTCACCGTCGGGGGTGAGCGCCGGTGTGAAACCGGATGAATACTGGGTTTGAATAGAGGTGTTGAGATTGGTATTCCAGATAAAATATCGGTCACCATGCTGTTTAGTAAAGTAGATCGACTCTCCGTCCGGGGCGAACATCGGGCCTACCGCCACACCATCGCTCTGGCTGGTTACCTGCCGGATTGCCGCTCCTTCAGTGGCATTAATCATGTTGATAGTGCGTACACCGCTGTTACCGGAACCTCCGCGCTCTGTAAAGGCAATCCATCTGTCATCGGGAGAGAAGCTCATATCCAGAATATCCCGGTTAAAGGTACGCTGTGTGGTAGCCTGGCCACCACTGAGGTTTCGGATAATGATGTTGTTGAAGCTGTTTTCACGGCGCATATAGGCAATTCGCTCGTGATCATTCGAAACGGCGATCATCGGAGCCGCATACCAGCGCAGCATCCCGTCTGTGTTGGTGAAGATGTTCGGAAAAACCAGGTTTTCGTCAGATCGCGTTATCTGTGTGAAATTGATGCCTCCTTCTTCTTCAACACTCACTTCATGATAGTTTACCAGCGCCCCGGAAGGCACGCAGCTGATTAGTAAGAGTGTAAGTGATATGGCCAGTAAGGGCCATATCAGATTAATTTTATTCATAACTCTGTTCGTTTGGTTGATAGTTAGGTTTCGCCGTCTACTTCATCAGCGTCAGCTTTCTAGTCTCTGTAAATCCACCCGCCTGGATGCGATAGAGATAGATTCCGCTCGACAGGGCAGAGGCGTCAAAGTTTACCGTGTGCCAGCCGGCGGTTTTTTGTTCATCCGCCAGAAGGGCGACTCGCTGGCCTAACATGTTGAAAACTTCCAGACGAACATCGGTTCTTTCTGGCAGGGCGTACTCTATTGTTGTAGTTGGATTGAAAGGGTTGGGATAGTTTTGGGTGAGGGCAATCTCATCAGGTAGATCAGAATCCCTTATGTCGGAAGATGTGGCTTCTCCCCCTAAAAATTTGAAATCGAGATAATCTAAATCGAACAAAGCCAACCCGTGTGATTCCTCTCCTTCCATTTCATTAAAACTCCCGCCAACATATAAGCTGTTTTCATGTGATGTAATGGCATACACAGTACTTGAACTACCTGTCGTTCCGAGCTCTCCGAGATTTGAATAGGCTCCATCAGAAATCCTATATGCAACAAGATTACGCGATCCCCTTTCCCTGATAATGTCAGGATGTTCTCCTGTAAATATCGAGTCGAATGACCCTCCTATATATAAAATACCATCCGCTATATGAAGAGCCGAAACCGTACCAGAAATATTAAATGGCAGCGTAGACCACGTTTCATCTTCAATATTATAAACCGCAACACCCCTTACCGAAATGTCATTTAATTCATGTATGGTACCTCCTACGTATATATTACCATCATGTACCGCCATGGCTTCAATAAAACCCCGGACCGATCCATATCTAAGGGAGGTGATCAAGGGCTGCCATTCCTGGGTTATCAGATCGTATACTATCATTCCTCCGGCAGGTTCTTCCTCCATTTCTGAGAAACGCCCACCGATATACAATTTATCATCAACAACTAAATGATCTCTTGGGGTATTATCAATACCGGGATCCAGCGCACTCCACTGTCGTGACTCAAGGTTACCCGCAGCCATGTAGGTGTCATTCTCATTATTAAAGTGCCGGTTTCCAACAGACGCTCCGGTAAATACGGCTTCATTCCATATCGCAAAAGTTTTAATAGCCGATAAGCGCAACTCACTTACCCCAACATCTAACCATTCATTATCATCTATATTGATTCCTGCAAATCGGTTTGAAGTAAAGCCATCACTACTAAGAGGTGAGTCGCCCGGCGGCACAATGTTAGTAAAATCGCCCCCCATATAAAGGGTATTTTCATGTATCTGTAAGTCTTTGATCCAGGACGAATTAACTCCGTTGTAGAGGTCTTTGTAAAAAGGGCTCCAGGAGTTCGTATCCAAGGAGTAAATGGCTATTGGCTGCGATTTGTTTGCATCTTCATCGTATGTTATAATTCTGCCTGATACGTACAGCCGATCATTAAGAGGAACAATAGAATAAACAGTTCCTTCACCAGGAATTCCAATTGGTGTCCATCCGTTTTGTGCCTCTGCAATGTCACTGATACAGAATGCCAGCACTGTAAGTACAAAAAAGTGGTTGAATATTTTTTTCATTTTATTCCAGTGGTTTAAGAGAATTAAAATTTTTGATCCGGTTTGAAAAAGACTATGTAATAAGACTGTCCGGTTATGGAGTGAATTCTTCCATACATATTGCAGTGTCCGGACCCAGTCAGTTTCAGGCAGACAGAAAAGTCTTCTGCCCACCTGTTGATGTCTACTTCATCAGCGTCAGTTTTCTGGTCTCAGTAAATCCACCTGCCTGAATACGATAGAGGTAAATTCCGCTCGACAGGGCAGAGGCGTCAAAGTTTACCGTGTGCCAGCCGGCGGTTTTCTGTTCATCTACGAGGATTGCAACACGTTGCCCGATGATGTTATAGACCTCCAGCCTGATCGGTGACGCTTCAGGTATGCCGTAGCGAATAAGCGTGGAGGGATTAAACGGGTTGGGGTAGTTCTGGCGAAGTGTAAACTCTGCCGGGATCTCTTCCCCTTCAATGGATGTAGCCATCCGGGTAGTGAATGACCAGACGTCGCTCCACTCTCCGATACCGCCGCCGCTTGATGCATTCACCCGCCAGAAATACTCCGTGCCTGAATCGAGATCCTCGCCAACCAGAAGTTCAGCTCCCTCTACACCGGAGGTATCAGCTACCAGGTCATCGCCCTCAAATGATTGGGTGAGCGACAGTTGCAGCCGGTATGACAGAGCATCGTCAGACGGCTCCCAGCTAAGCACCGGGCTGACTTCGATATCCGGAGCACCATCTTCAGGAGTTAATAGTGCAACCTGTGCCGGCGGGGCCGGCAGCGTGCTGAAATTCCACACGTTGCTCCACTCACTTTCGCCGCCATCATTCACAGCTTTTACGCGCCAGTGATAGGCGGAGTCAAAATCGATTAGCCCATCTGCCGCGAGGCTGGTATCGGCCAGTGTTGAATCAAGTACAACGTTTTCAAACGTGTTGCTTTCTGAAAGCTGAAGACGGTAGTGATTCACCTCTTCGCCGGCAAACCATATCAGTGATGTATCCGGCGCTACATCTGCAGTACCATCATTGGGGGCAAATAGCTCTACAACCTCAGGCTGTTCAGGGATGGTCGTAAAGCTCCAGGTACTGCTCCATTCACCGGTTTGCCACTGATTCAATCCGCGAACCTTCCAGTAGTACTGCGTGGAGAACCCGAGCTCATCCGCCAGGGAAATAGTGATTGTCTCTTCATTATCTATGGTCCCGGATCCTTCAACCGAAATGCCCGTTGAGTCTGAGATGATTTGAGTAAACTCATCATCAAGGGCGAGTCTGAACTCATACTCCTCAGCCGATTCACTGATTTGCCAGCTGAATTCCGGCATGAGGTTGACCGATGCGGTATCGCTGGCGGGAGATTGCAGCAGAATTTCAGCTACGTGATTCGGAACCTGGTTGTTGAAGAATACGGTATCGGCCGTTATTGCAGCACCGGATTCCTGAAGCGTAATCAATCGGCTTCCATCTGTACCAGTCCCGACGTTTTCCTCCCACACACCATTTTCGGCATCACCGGGTGGGGCGTAGTAGAATCTGTATTCTATTTCATCGCCCTCTTCACCGAACACATTTTCTGCAATCCCTTCATAGATTCCGGGTGAAGATTCTTCCATGAGTGTAAGGTCGAATCCATTGAAATCTGCCCTGATATAAACGTTTTCGCTCTCCGGATCGAACTTTTGGTCGTTTTCATATACGGACATATCTACCGAAAAGGTGATATCACGAAACGCATCAGAAATTGTAAACGATTCTGTTTTCGGAATACCCCAGGTGCCGGATTCACTCCGGGCGCGCACAGACAGGTTGTAATTTCCGGCTTCAAAACCGGATGTTGGAAGAAGGGTTTCGATATCGATCTCCACCCCGGGACTCACCTGGATGGCCGTTCCCTGCCCGGTTCCGGGATCATCCCCGAAGAAATATTCGAGTGAAGCGATCGGTTCCGGTTCCCCGACAACTCCTTCGGGTGTAATGTAGAAAGGCCGTGCTTCGGGCAGTCCCCAGCTTCCGCTCCCATTCTGAGCCCGAATAAAAAGGGTGTGGAAACCTGCATCCAGTGACGCCGTTGCCAGCGCATCCTGCAGATCGATTTCAGTTCCTTCCGTAATGCTTAGTGGGGTTCCATTACCGGTTCCCGGATCATCATTGAAGAAGTACTCCATCTGTGTGATGGGGGACGGCTCAGCCACGGAGGGAGCATCGGTGATGTAAAAAGGCCGAGCTTCGGGAAGCCCCCAGCTTCCGCTCTCATTTTGAGCCCGTACAAAGAGGGTATGGAAACCTGCATCCAGTGACGCCGTGGCCAGTGCATCCTGCAGATCGATGTCGGTTCCTTCCGTAATACTTACCGATGTACCACTGCCGGTTCCGGGATCATCATTGAAGAAGTACTCCATCTGTGTGATGGGGGATGGCTCAGCCGCTGAGGGAGCATCCGTGATATAAAAAGGGCGCGCTTCGGGCAGTCCCCAGCTTCCGCTCCCATTCTGAGCCCGAACAAAGAGGGTGTGAAATCCTGCATCCAGTGACGCTGTGGACACCACATCCTGCAGATCGATGTCAGTACCTTCCGTGATGCTCACCGGTGTTCCACTGCCGGTTCCCGGATCATCATTTAAAAAGTACTCCATTTGTGTGATGGGGGATGGTTCAGCCGCGGATGGAGAATCCGTAATATAAAAAGGCCGCGCTTCAGGCAGGCCCCAGTCGCCATCACTGTTTTGAGCCCGTATAAAAAGGGTATGAAAACCGGCGCTGAGCGATTCGGTCGTAATGGAGATGTTTTGGTCAATTTCCGAACCGCTGGTTATAGCTATGGATGTTCCGTTTCCATAGCCGGGATCGGTGTTGATGAAATACTCCATAGCT
This genomic interval carries:
- a CDS encoding T9SS type A sorting domain-containing protein, which codes for MKYLLRFSALLLCVIFLPTLGQAKSDITAMEYFINTDPGYGNGTSIAITSGSEIDQNISITTESLSAGFHTLFIRAQNSDGDWGLPEARPFYITDSPSAAEPSPITQMEYFLNDDPGTGSGTPVSITEGTDIDLQDVVSTASLDAGFHTLFVRAQNGSGSWGLPEARPFYITDAPSAAEPSPITQMEYFFNDDPGTGSGTSVSITEGTDIDLQDALATASLDAGFHTLFVRAQNESGSWGLPEARPFYITDAPSVAEPSPITQMEYFFNDDPGTGNGTPLSITEGTEIDLQDALATASLDAGFHTLFIRAQNGSGSWGLPEARPFYITPEGVVGEPEPIASLEYFFGDDPGTGQGTAIQVSPGVEIDIETLLPTSGFEAGNYNLSVRARSESGTWGIPKTESFTISDAFRDITFSVDMSVYENDQKFDPESENVYIRADFNGFDLTLMEESSPGIYEGIAENVFGEEGDEIEYRFYYAPPGDAENGVWEENVGTGTDGSRLITLQESGAAITADTVFFNNQVPNHVAEILLQSPASDTASVNLMPEFSWQISESAEEYEFRLALDDEFTQIISDSTGISVEGSGTIDNEETITISLADELGFSTQYYWKVRGLNQWQTGEWSSTWSFTTIPEQPEVVELFAPNDGTADVAPDTSLIWFAGEEVNHYRLQLSESNTFENVVLDSTLADTSLAADGLIDFDSAYHWRVKAVNDGGESEWSNVWNFSTLPAPPAQVALLTPEDGAPDIEVSPVLSWEPSDDALSYRLQLSLTQSFEGDDLVADTSGVEGAELLVGEDLDSGTEYFWRVNASSGGGIGEWSDVWSFTTRMATSIEGEEIPAEFTLRQNYPNPFNPSTLIRYGIPEASPIRLEVYNIIGQRVAILVDEQKTAGWHTVNFDASALSSGIYLYRIQAGGFTETRKLTLMK
- a CDS encoding PD40 domain-containing protein — encoded protein: MNKINLIWPLLAISLTLLLISCVPSGALVNYHEVSVEEEGGINFTQITRSDENLVFPNIFTNTDGMLRWYAAPMIAVSNDHERIAYMRRENSFNNIIIRNLSGGQATTQRTFNRDILDMSFSPDDRWIAFTERGGSGNSGVRTINMINATEGAAIRQVTSQSDGVAVGPMFAPDGESIYFTKQHGDRYFIWNTNLNTSIQTQYSSGFTPALTPDGENLIVTRNSSDGKGRGEIWMINMNSGSETVIIRDSEIGFSSPNISPDGETIVMVGTTRSTSNRPQNLDLYSVRINGTQLQQLTFHGGHDVSPVWSPGGNHVYFLAQRGNEDGKFNVWRMNFPEN
- a CDS encoding T9SS type A sorting domain-containing protein, whose protein sequence is MKKIFNHFFVLTVLAFCISDIAEAQNGWTPIGIPGEGTVYSIVPLNDRLYVSGRIITYDEDANKSQPIAIYSLDTNSWSPFYKDLYNGVNSSWIKDLQIHENTLYMGGDFTNIVPPGDSPLSSDGFTSNRFAGINIDDNEWLDVGVSELRLSAIKTFAIWNEAVFTGASVGNRHFNNENDTYMAAGNLESRQWSALDPGIDNTPRDHLVVDDKLYIGGRFSEMEEEPAGGMIVYDLITQEWQPLITSLRYGSVRGFIEAMAVHDGNIYVGGTIHELNDISVRGVAVYNIEDETWSTLPFNISGTVSALHIADGILYIGGSFDSIFTGEHPDIIRERGSRNLVAYRISDGAYSNLGELGTTGSSSTVYAITSHENSLYVGGSFNEMEGEESHGLALFDLDYLDFKFLGGEATSSDIRDSDLPDEIALTQNYPNPFNPTTTIEYALPERTDVRLEVFNMLGQRVALLADEQKTAGWHTVNFDASALSSGIYLYRIQAGGFTETRKLTLMK